In Kribbella amoyensis, the genomic stretch TTCCGCCGCGCGGACCGGATCGATCCGGCCCTGAAACACCCAGGTTTCCGATGTTTCAGCGTTGTTGCCTCCGGCCCCACTCGGGACGGGCCGGTTCGGCCCGCTCGGAACTGCGGGACCCGTTGCAGAAATGGGGTTCCGGCGTTGTTCGCGGGCTGTTGCGATGTGCGCCCTGAGCGTGACTGGCCACTGTATGCAGCTGCGCGCTTGCTGGCCGTGATGATCAGTCTCGGGCGTTACTGTGGTGAACCTCACGCTGCGGATCAGTCCAGTTGTCATCGATTGGCCAGCCGCCGGACCAGCTTCAGCCCTGACCAGGTGGCGTCGACGGCGGCGACCTTGACGTCCACCACGCCGAGCGGGAGCGCGAGTTCGCGGACGCCGTTCTCGTCCAGGTCGGTCGGCACGCCCGACGACTTCTTCGGCCAGGCGATCCAGATCATCCCCGCGGTCGCCGTCCGCTCCAGCAAGGTTGGCAGCGTTCTGGCGAGGTGGGCGCGATCGGGGCAGAAGGCCAGGACGACGTCGTAGCTGGTCCTCGGCTTGGCGCGGGTATCGGGCCGGAGCTCGGGCGGCAGTCCCTCGATCGCGAAGTCGGCCGGCGCGTTGTCGACCAGTACCGCGTGCTCGGTCTTGATCCCGAGCTTCGCGGCCAGCGGCTTGCCCGAATAGCCGGGCGTTGGTGCGGCCATGGGGCCGATGGTATGTTCTGGATATTAGCTATCCAGAATTCGTGAGGAAGGCCGCCGGATGATCACCAACCCCGAAACCCTGCACGACCCCGTCCCCTTCGGCTACAGCCACGTCGCCGAGGTCGGGGACCTCGTCTTCGTCGCCGGCCAGTACGCCTCCGGGCCGGACGGGCTGGTCACCGTGGAGACCTTCGAGGAGCAGGTGGAGCTCGCCTTCGCCAACCTCGGAACCGCGCTGAAGTCGGCCGGGCTGGACTACGCGGACGTGTTTCAGCTGCGGACGTACATCGTCGACCACTCCGGGGAGAAGCTGGAGATCGTCGGTGGGGTCCTGGGTCGGCTGTGGGGTGGCAGGCCGCCGGTGCAGACCATGCTCGGCGTGGCCGCGTTGGCGCTGCCGGAGATGCGCTTCGAGGTGGACGCCATCGCCATCCGTCGCTCCTAGGCCCTGGTGGGGCGGCATACTGAGCGGATGGCTTTGACGGATGAGGCGATCGTCAAGATCAAGGAGATGATCACCTCGGGGGAGCTCGGCCCGGGGGACCGGTTGCCGAAGGAGGCGGACCTCGCCGCGCGGCTGGGGCTGTCGCGGAATTCGCTGCGGGAGGCAGTCAAGGCGCTCACGCTGGTGAACGTTCTCGACGTGCGGCACGGCGACGGGACGTACGTGACCAGCCTCGATTCGGCGCATCTGCTGGATGCGCTGAGCTTCATGGTCGACCTGCATCGCGACGACTCGGTGCTGCAGTTCTTCGAGGTACGCCGGCTGCTCGAGCCGGGCGTCGCCGCGCTGGCCGCCGGGCGGATCAGCCGGGAGAAGCTGGCCGATCTCCGCCTGCTGACCAGCGATCTCGCGGCCGGCGCCTCTGTCGACGAGCTGGTTGCGAACGATCTGCGCTTCCACCGCGGCATCGCCGAAGCCACGGGGAACGGTGTCGTCTGCTCGCTGCTCGACGGCATCTCGGGAGCGACCCAGCGGGCCCGTATCTGGCGCGGCGTCACCGAGGCGGGCGCGGTCGAGCGGACTCTCGCCGAACACACCGCCATCCTCGACGCGATCGAGGCCGGTGACGCCGAAGCCGCCCGGGCCTGGATGACGGCTCACATCGCCGGCGTGGAGAACTGGCTCCGCAAGGCGCGCTGAGGGTTCGTTCTCGTCTCCCGGTAGTTGGGGGAGCGGTTGCTGGGGGCAACTGGTTTCAGGTAATCCTCTTGAAGGCCGGCCGGGTCCGGCTCTAGTCTTGGGGCTGTCCCATTGCCGACGTCAGGGGTGCGGGTTGTAACTCCGAGGTCTTTCTTCCAGCGATCGATCGCCACCGTCCGGTGCCGCGATCTCGTTCGAGACCTCTTGGAGCACCCCACATGAGTCATTCCCTCCGCTGTCACGACCTCTCCTTCGCCTGGCCGGACGGCGATGTGCTGTTCGACGGGCTGAGCTTCGTCGCGGGCCCGGTGCGGTCGGGGCTGGTCGGGCGCAACGGCACCGGCAAGTCCACGTTGCTACGGCTGATCGCCGGCCGTTTGACGCCGCAGCGCGGTTCGATCCGGGTCAGCGGTGAGCTCGGGTACCTGCCGCAGGACCTCACGCTCGACATCACGCTGCGCGTCGACGAGGCACTCGGGATCGCCGGGGTCCGGCGCGCGATCGACGCGATCGAACGCGGTGATGCTTCGGAGGCGAACTTCACCGCCGTCGGCGACGACTGGGACGTCGAGGAACGCGCCGACGCGATGCTCGGCAAGCTTGGCCTGCCGATCGACCTGGATCGCAGCGTCGGCGAGCTGTCGGGCGGCGAGACGATCCTGCTCGGCCTGGCCGCCGAGTTGCTGCGCCGCCCTGACGTGCTGTTGCTCGACGAGCCGACGAACAACCTCGATCTCCGGGCTCGGCGGCATTTGTACGACGCGGTCGACCTGTTCCGGGGCGCGTTGCTGGTGGTCAGCCATGATCGCGAGCTTCTGGATCGAGTCGACCAGATCGGTGACCTCCGGAAGGGCGATCTCACGTGGTACGGCGGCAACCTCACGGCGTACGAGGAGGCCGTCGCGGTCGAGCAGGAGGCCGCCGAGCGGATGGTTCGCAGCGCCGAGGCGGATGTGCGTAAGCAGCGGCGGGACCTGATCGAGGCGCGGATGAAGATGGATCAGCGTCGGGCTCGGGGCCAGCGGGCGTTCGAGCAGGGCGGGATCCCGAAGATCGTCGCCGGCGGTCTCAAGCGGTCGGCGCAGGTCTCTGCGGGGAAGCATCTCGGCATGCAGTCCGAGCGCCTCGACGCAGCGCAGGAAGCGCTCGCCGATGCCGAGGAACGGGTGCACGACGATGACGCGATCCGGGTCGACCTGCCGCGGACGGCTGTGCCTGCTGGGCGTGTGGTTCTGCGACTGGAGGACCACGTACTGCGGACCGGGTTGCCGGTCACGTTGGAGATCCGTGGGCCGGAGCGCATTGCCTTGACCGGTCCGAACGGTGCCGGGAAGTCGACGCTGCTGCACGCGATCGCGGGGGAGTCGTTGCCGTTGGTCCCGTATCGGCTACTGCCTCAGCGGCTGGATCTGCTGCGGGACGACCTGTCGATCGCGGAGAACCTCGCGCTGTTGGCACCGAGTACGGACAACAACGATCGGCGGGCTCGGTTGGCGCGGTTCCTGTTCCGGGGCCGGGCTGCGGACCAGCCGGTGCAGACGTTGTCGGGCGGCGAGCGGTTCCGGGCGACTTTGGCGGCATTGCTGCTCGCGGAGCCGCCGCCGCAGTTGCTCATGCTGGATGAGCCGACCAACAACCTCGACCTGGCCAGCGTCGCCCAGCTCCAGCAGGCGTTGACGTCCTACGAGGGCGCGTTGCTGGTCGTGAGCCACGATGTGCCGTTCCTGCGGGAGTTGGGGATCACGCGGTGGTTGGCGATCGAGGACGATCAGCTGGTCGAGGTGGATCCGCTGTAGGACGCGCTCAGTACCGCTGCCCAAGTCCCACTGCTCGGTTGTCGCGCTTCTCATCCTGGGCGCGGGTCGCCGTCGTTGGGAGAGTCGGGCGGGCGCATCGGGATGACGCCGCCGCCCTGGGTGTCGGCGCGCTTGAAGTCTGCACGGTGGGTGCCGGTGTGGTCGACGTGGAAGGTGAAGCCGTGGGGGCTGGTCCATTCCAGGGTGCCGTCGGTGGTGCGGTTGACGTTCCAGTGGCCGTGGGTTTTGACCCGGTGGCTGTAGCGCCGTAGCGGGATGAGTTTGGTGGTGCCGGTCTGCCCGGGTGGTCCGTGGGGGTCGTAGGGCTGGATGTGGTCGAGGTCGGTGGCGAGTGTGGTTTCGGTGGTGCCGTAGGGGAATTGTTCGATGGGGTGGATGAGTTTGAGTTGTTCGCGGAGTCGGCGGGGGATTTCGTAGGCGTCGACGCTGATGGTGTCGTTCAGGTCGATTACCGGCCGGATCGAGTAGGGGCGGTGGCCGATGAGTTCGGTGAGCTGGGCAGCGAGCAGCGGGCCACAGCCTTCGACCCGGGCGACGCCGTGGCCGGTGACGAGGGTGTGGTCGGTGAGGTGGACGTAGATGGTGGTGCGGCTGGTGCGGGAGCCGGTGATGCCGTCGAGTTGGGCCAGGTCGGCGTTGACCATCTGACGGGTCGGCGTCTCGACACCCGTGACTATCTGACCGGCGCCGGAGGTGGCATCGGGGGCGTGGTCGGCGTCGGCGCTGGGCGTGACGTCCCACGGTTCGACGCGCTCACCTTGACTGCACGCGACCTCACCAGTCGTGGCGTCGGCCGGCGGCGCCACCGCAGTCGCTGAAGGCTGGGCTGCTTCGGTCGGTGTCGGGGTGGGCAAGGTGCCCGTGCGGCCGGCGGTGAGGATGGCTTGGGCGTGGGCCGGGTCGGCCAGGATGCCCAGTGCCCGCGCCCGCCGCAGCCGCACAGGATCCGGATCACCCAGCGTCTTCAACGCCTCCGCCAACGCATCAATCGTGGCGTCGAACCGCAGCACGTCACCGGTCGCGGCCAGGATCCACACCGACTTCGTGCCGTGATCATCGGCCCGCCCGACATACACACCACGCTCACGCGCCTTCCGCTCCGCGGCAGACCGGGCAGCATCCTGATCAGCGCGATAACGAGCAGCCGTGACGATCTTGCCGAGCCGGATCGGGGTGACCGTGTCGACGAGTCCGGCGACCTGCTCGTCGACGATCGCTGCCGCCTCCTCGGACAGGTCCAGGCAGGCGGTGGCGACCTTGCACGCCTTCCACGGCGTCGCCTCACCGTTCAACACCGTCGCCCAGATCCGCGGCAGCCGATGCCGCAACGCCAACGCCTGCCCGATGTAGGCCGCAGCACTGCCCGCCGACGTCCCGACCATCGCCCCGAACTCCGCCGGCGCGAACTCCGCAATCGCCGGACACCCCACACCCCCATAAACCACACCCCGCTCCCGCCCCGGCCGCCGTCCCTCCCCACCCCGAGCAGGCAACCCATCAGCACAGTGCAAATCAGCAAACACCTGCGCATGCACCAACAACCGAGCCTCAAGCCGATCAATCTCAGCACGATGCGCCGCAGCCGAGGCCAACACCCCAGCCGCATCCAGCTCCGCAACATCGTCATCGAACATACGTGCGACTATAAATCAAAGGCAACCAAGCAAACCAACCCACAACCCCCAAACGCCCTTACACATAAGGAAATCTTCAGGAAGCAGCCTCGCTAAGCCCACGCGCCAAGGAAAGCGCCGCCGAGCGAAGCTCATCAGACCCCACGATCCGAAACGGCGCATGCAGAGCAGTCAGCTGCCGCGCATACCAATACGGCTCGTCCGTACTGGCCACCAGCCGCGTCCGATCTCCCTCCAAAGCCTCCAACCGACCCAAGTTCCGAGGAATCCACCGAGAAACCTGATCCACCGGCGCCTCGATCACGACCTCGACCTGGTACTTCCACCCCTCCGCGAGATGCTCCTCGAGCGTCCGGAACGCATCGAGCCCCGCCGGTAACTCGAAGCCCTCGGCAAGCACCTCCA encodes the following:
- a CDS encoding ABC-F family ATP-binding cassette domain-containing protein, which produces MSHSLRCHDLSFAWPDGDVLFDGLSFVAGPVRSGLVGRNGTGKSTLLRLIAGRLTPQRGSIRVSGELGYLPQDLTLDITLRVDEALGIAGVRRAIDAIERGDASEANFTAVGDDWDVEERADAMLGKLGLPIDLDRSVGELSGGETILLGLAAELLRRPDVLLLDEPTNNLDLRARRHLYDAVDLFRGALLVVSHDRELLDRVDQIGDLRKGDLTWYGGNLTAYEEAVAVEQEAAERMVRSAEADVRKQRRDLIEARMKMDQRRARGQRAFEQGGIPKIVAGGLKRSAQVSAGKHLGMQSERLDAAQEALADAEERVHDDDAIRVDLPRTAVPAGRVVLRLEDHVLRTGLPVTLEIRGPERIALTGPNGAGKSTLLHAIAGESLPLVPYRLLPQRLDLLRDDLSIAENLALLAPSTDNNDRRARLARFLFRGRAADQPVQTLSGGERFRATLAALLLAEPPPQLLMLDEPTNNLDLASVAQLQQALTSYEGALLVVSHDVPFLRELGITRWLAIEDDQLVEVDPL
- a CDS encoding RidA family protein; the encoded protein is MITNPETLHDPVPFGYSHVAEVGDLVFVAGQYASGPDGLVTVETFEEQVELAFANLGTALKSAGLDYADVFQLRTYIVDHSGEKLEIVGGVLGRLWGGRPPVQTMLGVAALALPEMRFEVDAIAIRRS
- a CDS encoding DUF3052 family protein, with amino-acid sequence MAAPTPGYSGKPLAAKLGIKTEHAVLVDNAPADFAIEGLPPELRPDTRAKPRTSYDVVLAFCPDRAHLARTLPTLLERTATAGMIWIAWPKKSSGVPTDLDENGVRELALPLGVVDVKVAAVDATWSGLKLVRRLANR
- a CDS encoding FadR/GntR family transcriptional regulator: MALTDEAIVKIKEMITSGELGPGDRLPKEADLAARLGLSRNSLREAVKALTLVNVLDVRHGDGTYVTSLDSAHLLDALSFMVDLHRDDSVLQFFEVRRLLEPGVAALAAGRISREKLADLRLLTSDLAAGASVDELVANDLRFHRGIAEATGNGVVCSLLDGISGATQRARIWRGVTEAGAVERTLAEHTAILDAIEAGDAEAARAWMTAHIAGVENWLRKAR